The nucleotide window GCGGGGTATTTGGACTGTACCAGCATCCGGAAGCCGCAAAAATCACCTATTTCGGACTGTATGCCCTTCAGCACCGGGGCCAGGAAAGTGCGGGGATCTCCGTGAACCGGGGCATCAACGACAAAATTTTTTCCCACAAAGGCATGGGCCTGGTGCCGGATATTTTTGATGTGGATGACCTGGAACGGATTGAAGGGGGGTCTGCCATCGGGCATGTGCGGTACTCCACCACCGGGGATTCCGTACTGCTCAATGCCCAGCCCTTTGTGGTGAACCACCGGCACCGCTCCTATGCCCTGGCCCACAACGGCAACCTGGTGAATGCCCATATTTTAAGACGGGAACTGGAAGAAAAAGGCTCGATCTTCCAGACCACCATGGATTCAGAGGTGTTTTTGCACCTGTTCATCAAAAACCTGGTCAAAGGTGATTATGAAAACGCCATTCTCAAGGCGGTGTCCAAAATCCAGGGGGCCTATTCCATGATTCTTCTCACCTGCAAGGGGGAAATCATCGGTATGAAAGACCCCAATGGGTTTAGACCCCTGGCACTGGGAAAACTCAACGGCCATTATGTACTGGCCTCTGAAACCTGTGCCTTTGACCTGATCCAGGCGGAATTCATCCGGGAGCTGGATCCTGGAGAAATTGTGATCATCAATGAAGACGGGATCAAGAGTCTCCGTCATCCCAAAGCCGCGGCCCACAAGAGCTTGTGCATTTTCGAGTATATCTATTTTGCCCGGCCCGACTCCACCATTGACGGCAAGAACGTATATGAAATGCGCAAAAATCATGGCCAGCGCCTGGCCCAGGAAAGCCATGTGGATGCGGACCTGGTCATGCCGTTTCCCGATTCGGGCAACTATGCCGCCATCGGGTATGCCAGAGAATCAGGCATTCCCTTTGAAATGGGCATGATCCGCAACCATTATGTGGGCCGAAGCTTTATCCAGCCCACCCAGTCCATGCGGGATTTTAGCGTACGCATCAAGCTCAACCCGGTCAGGGAACTGATCAAAGGCAAGGACATCATCATTATCGAAGATTCCATCATCCGGGGCACCACCGCCAAAACAAGAGTCAAGGCCCTGCGGGAACTGGGCGTCAAAAAAGTGCACATGCGCATCTCCTGCCCGCCCCACAAATTTCCCTGTTACTACGGCATTGATTTTTCTTCCAAAGGAGAATTGATTGCCGCGGAAAAAACTGTGGATGAACTGCGGGATTATCTGGGCCTGGATTCGCTGCACTATCTGTCCATAGAAGGAATGCTGGAGGCCTCCGGCGTGAAGGATCCGGAGCTTAATTTCTGCAAGGCCTGTTATGACGGCGACTATCCGGTGCCGTTTGACCCTGAATTCACCAAGCAGTGCATGGGATAAAACATGCAGAAAAAAACCGTTGCTTTTTCCAAAGATTCATCCAATCTTTTTTTTCATATTCTGACCCGGTGCAACCTGTCCTGTGCCCACTGCTATATCAACCCGGACCAGCATGGCAGACAGACCCTTTCCATCGACACCATCCGGCAGTGGCTGGGCCTGTTTGCCCATAACGCACCCCGGACCAATCTGATTTTTTTAGGGGGTGAGCCGACGCTGCACAAGGATCTGCCGGCGGCTGTCAAATCAGCGCGACAGTTTCATTTCAAGTCCATTACCATTGACACCAACGGATTTCTGTTCCACGATATCCTTGACAAAATCACACCCGAAGATGTGGATTTTATCTCATTTTCCCTGGATGGAGCCACTGCTTCCACCAATGACGTTATTCGGGGGCCGGGCAGTTATGATGCGGTGATCTCAGGTATTCACCGGGCACGGAAAAAAGGGTTTTCCTGCGCCATGATCTATACCGTGTCTGACAAAAATTTACATGAGCTGTCCCAAATGCCGGGGCTGGTGTCATCTTTGGATATTCACCGGTTTTTTATCCAGGTCATCGGCATGCGGGGCAATTCCGCTGCCGGCAGTACCGGCACCCATCAGGTATCCAAGGACCTGTGGCTTTCAGTGATTCCTGAAGTGGCCCGCACCATTGCTGACACCGGCATCATCGTCACCTATCCCAAAGTATTTCTGGAAAAAGACGAGGCATTTACCTGTGCCGGCATTGTGGCGGACAACTATTTTGTGTTTCCCAACGGCCGGGTGTACCGGTGTCCTTTGTGCGAAGATTATCCGCTGCATGCCTACACCATAAGGGACAACACCCTGGTGCCGTCTTTGCCCGTCAATGAAACCCAGCTGTTTGATCTGACCATCCCTGAAGGATGTGTCATGAACAAAATCATCCAGCCCGGCAACCTGGATTATCTGGCAGACGGCACACCGGCCCACAGAATCGCC belongs to Desulfotignum phosphitoxidans DSM 13687 and includes:
- the purF gene encoding amidophosphoribosyltransferase, with protein sequence MSDHLTLPSSERPKDECGVFGLYQHPEAAKITYFGLYALQHRGQESAGISVNRGINDKIFSHKGMGLVPDIFDVDDLERIEGGSAIGHVRYSTTGDSVLLNAQPFVVNHRHRSYALAHNGNLVNAHILRRELEEKGSIFQTTMDSEVFLHLFIKNLVKGDYENAILKAVSKIQGAYSMILLTCKGEIIGMKDPNGFRPLALGKLNGHYVLASETCAFDLIQAEFIRELDPGEIVIINEDGIKSLRHPKAAAHKSLCIFEYIYFARPDSTIDGKNVYEMRKNHGQRLAQESHVDADLVMPFPDSGNYAAIGYARESGIPFEMGMIRNHYVGRSFIQPTQSMRDFSVRIKLNPVRELIKGKDIIIIEDSIIRGTTAKTRVKALRELGVKKVHMRISCPPHKFPCYYGIDFSSKGELIAAEKTVDELRDYLGLDSLHYLSIEGMLEASGVKDPELNFCKACYDGDYPVPFDPEFTKQCMG
- a CDS encoding radical SAM protein, which produces MQKKTVAFSKDSSNLFFHILTRCNLSCAHCYINPDQHGRQTLSIDTIRQWLGLFAHNAPRTNLIFLGGEPTLHKDLPAAVKSARQFHFKSITIDTNGFLFHDILDKITPEDVDFISFSLDGATASTNDVIRGPGSYDAVISGIHRARKKGFSCAMIYTVSDKNLHELSQMPGLVSSLDIHRFFIQVIGMRGNSAAGSTGTHQVSKDLWLSVIPEVARTIADTGIIVTYPKVFLEKDEAFTCAGIVADNYFVFPNGRVYRCPLCEDYPLHAYTIRDNTLVPSLPVNETQLFDLTIPEGCVMNKIIQPGNLDYLADGTPAHRIACCMLKQELSRTV